A genomic segment from Triticum dicoccoides isolate Atlit2015 ecotype Zavitan chromosome 1A, WEW_v2.0, whole genome shotgun sequence encodes:
- the LOC119286106 gene encoding putative rRNA methylase YtqB produces MPPPSLLRPPLSLLLRRSQTPSPLRRIPSFTPSPPLVLPKRRHLSAAQLADPLSAAGPEEAVVGFVAGKRKATEVAHAVWRSIVQRGDTVVDATCGNGNDTFALLKMVSDDTGRGRVYGMDIQDSAIDSTASFLKMAVDSREMELVELFAMCHSRMEDIVPKDSPVRLVAFNLGYLPGGDKTIITVPETTELALQAASRIVSSGGLISVLVYIGHLGGRDEFDIVESFASSLPADAWVSCKFEMINRPVAPVLVLLHKK; encoded by the exons ATGCCTCCGCCGTCACTGCTGCGCCCTCCGCTCTCGCTGCTCCTCCGCCGCTCCCAGACTCCATCTCCTCTCCGACGAATCCCCAGCTTCACCCCATCCCCTCCGCTCGTCCTGCCCAAGCGGCGGCACCTCTCCGCCGCGCAGCTCGCCGACCCGCTCTCCGCCGCAG GgccggaggaggcggtggtgggcttcgTCGCCGGCAAGCGCAAGGCCACCGAGGTAGCCCACGC GGTGTGGAGGAGTATCGTTCAGAGAGGAGACACGGTGGTCGATGCCACCTGTGGGAACGGGAATGATACGTTTGCTCTGCTGAAGATGGTGTCCGATGACACCGGCAGAGGGCGTGTTTACGGGATGGACATCCAAGATTCCGCGATAGATAGCACCGCCTCTTTTCTGAAAATGGCCGTCGACAGTCGCGAG ATGGAGCTAGTCGAGTTGTTTGCAATGTGTCACAGTAGAATGGAGGATATTGTTCCAAAAGATTCTCCTGTCAG GCTTGTAGCATTCAATCTGGGCTACCTTCCAGGAGGAGATAAAACAATAATAACAGTACCTGAGACAACTGAGCTGGCACTGCAAGCTGCCAGCAGAATTGTTAGCTCAGGGGGACTCATAAGTGTCCTTGTCTACATTGGGCATCTGGGTGGAAG GGATGAATTCGATATTGTTGAATCATTTGCGTCAAGCTTGCCTGCTGATGCATGGGTGAGCTGCAAGTTTGAAATGATCAATAGGCCAGTTGCTCCAGTACTAGTTCTTCTGCACAAGAAATGA